One region of Peribacillus simplex genomic DNA includes:
- a CDS encoding iron-containing alcohol dehydrogenase: MNFIGELRTPNIVYYGDQSLSKLCKVANDLGSKALLISDKPMKDLGYVARVIRYLQGGGVHSITYLGVDSETKDTHVEEALTLFKENECDLIVGLGGGSCIDAAKAVALLARNKSALIEYMGVENEIINDPVSVIAIPTTAGTGSEVTDALVVTDTILDLKMMIKQPKIMPQVAIVDPSLTLSSPKMLTVATGIDALCHALEAYISRKSHPLTNTLALSSIKLIIDNIQRVYEDGNDLEARTQMALASMQAGIAFSNSSVCLVHGMSRPIGALYKVPHGISNAMLLSAVLEFSEGSCVEKLAQVGRTIMEGMEQQSDVVVAKETVFFIKKLCVDLNIPNLKAWGINEEDFEQSLEKMATDALASGSPGNHPRVPSKEEIIDLYRVSFTNDYSTMKLLKK, translated from the coding sequence ATGAATTTTATCGGAGAATTACGTACGCCTAATATTGTATATTACGGAGACCAAAGCCTTTCTAAACTATGCAAAGTGGCAAATGATTTAGGTTCCAAAGCATTGTTAATCAGTGATAAGCCTATGAAGGATTTAGGTTATGTGGCTAGGGTTATTAGATATCTTCAAGGTGGGGGTGTTCACTCGATTACATATTTGGGAGTGGATTCAGAAACAAAAGATACTCATGTTGAAGAGGCTTTAACTCTTTTTAAAGAGAATGAATGTGATTTAATTGTTGGTCTAGGCGGAGGAAGTTGTATTGATGCTGCTAAGGCGGTAGCTCTATTGGCTAGAAATAAAAGCGCTTTAATTGAATATATGGGTGTGGAAAATGAGATTATAAATGATCCCGTTTCAGTAATAGCTATTCCGACAACAGCTGGAACAGGATCTGAGGTGACTGATGCCTTAGTTGTGACTGATACAATTTTAGATTTAAAAATGATGATTAAACAACCTAAAATAATGCCACAGGTAGCTATTGTTGATCCAAGTCTGACGCTTTCATCACCAAAAATGTTAACAGTTGCCACAGGGATTGATGCATTATGTCACGCTTTAGAAGCTTATATCTCACGTAAGTCTCATCCTTTAACTAATACACTAGCTTTATCATCTATCAAATTAATTATAGATAACATTCAACGTGTTTATGAAGATGGAAATGATTTAGAAGCAAGAACACAGATGGCTTTAGCTTCAATGCAAGCAGGCATTGCTTTTTCTAATTCATCCGTATGCCTTGTTCATGGGATGTCTCGGCCAATTGGTGCCTTGTATAAAGTACCACATGGGATTTCGAATGCAATGCTTCTATCAGCTGTGTTGGAATTTAGTGAAGGCAGCTGCGTTGAAAAACTAGCTCAAGTAGGTCGGACAATTATGGAGGGCATGGAGCAGCAAAGTGATGTGGTCGTGGCAAAAGAAACCGTATTTTTCATTAAAAAACTATGTGTTGATTTAAATATTCCTAATCTTAAAGCGTGGGGAATTAATGAAGAAGATTTTGAACAATCTTTAGAGAAAATGGCAACTGACGCATTAGCAAGCGGAAGTCCAGGGAATCACCCCCGAGTGCCTAGCAAAGAGGAAATTATTGATCTATATCGGGTCTCCTTTACTAATGACTATTCAACTATGAAATTACTCAAAAAATAA
- a CDS encoding GntP family permease, with protein sequence MAISFLGLIAGLGLLMYMTIKGINIIIAAVLCSVVVSITGKLNLMGALTTDYMGGFTGFFASWFLTFLLGAIFGKVMEDTKSANSIANWVQRRFGAKRAVFAVVTACALMTYGGVSVFIVAFSVYPIAVSLFKSANLPHRFIPGALVFGSISFTMTSPGSPEIQNLIPTEHFGTTPTAGGWVGVVIALLIMVGGGILLGRMVQKAVDRGETFSMDHIAESASNEVAATRLETEDDLNQGVSKKGLPNIIISIIPLISVVAVLNIVAKYIPTDQAVLVALFAGIIVGWALMYKNAIGTHWKALTIGAENALNAIANTCAVVGFGAVAAKVPAFTAIVDTLTNMPGLKYAGLAMAVTTIAAITGSASGGLGIALPILAPIYQAQGLDPGAMHRISSIASGGLDSLPHNGYVVTTIRAVCKETHQRAYKPVFVLSVVVPTAALALAVILYMIFY encoded by the coding sequence ATGGCAATTAGTTTTTTAGGTTTAATAGCTGGCCTTGGACTACTCATGTATATGACCATTAAAGGGATAAACATCATTATTGCAGCTGTGTTGTGTTCTGTTGTTGTAAGTATCACAGGCAAGCTTAATCTAATGGGAGCGTTAACAACAGACTACATGGGGGGCTTCACTGGTTTCTTCGCTTCCTGGTTTTTAACATTTTTACTAGGTGCAATTTTTGGGAAAGTTATGGAAGATACAAAATCTGCAAATTCAATTGCAAATTGGGTTCAGCGTAGATTCGGAGCTAAACGCGCAGTATTTGCTGTTGTAACCGCGTGTGCGCTTATGACGTATGGTGGTGTAAGCGTGTTCATTGTTGCCTTTTCCGTTTATCCTATAGCAGTTTCTTTGTTTAAAAGTGCTAATTTACCTCATCGTTTTATACCTGGTGCACTTGTCTTTGGATCCATCTCTTTCACTATGACATCGCCAGGGTCACCAGAAATTCAAAATTTAATTCCTACTGAACATTTTGGTACGACTCCAACTGCTGGAGGTTGGGTGGGTGTGGTTATTGCTCTATTAATTATGGTTGGAGGTGGAATTCTCTTAGGAAGGATGGTTCAAAAAGCTGTAGATAGAGGAGAAACTTTTTCTATGGACCACATTGCTGAAAGTGCATCGAATGAGGTTGCTGCAACTCGGCTGGAAACAGAGGATGACCTGAATCAAGGAGTATCTAAAAAGGGCTTGCCTAATATAATTATTTCGATCATTCCTTTGATCTCTGTAGTAGCAGTTTTAAATATTGTTGCCAAGTATATCCCGACGGATCAAGCGGTATTGGTTGCTTTATTTGCGGGAATTATTGTGGGATGGGCGCTTATGTATAAAAATGCTATTGGCACTCATTGGAAAGCCCTTACTATAGGGGCAGAAAATGCACTTAATGCCATTGCTAATACATGTGCTGTTGTAGGATTTGGTGCAGTTGCAGCAAAAGTACCAGCATTTACTGCTATTGTGGATACGCTTACTAATATGCCTGGGCTAAAATATGCGGGTCTTGCTATGGCTGTTACGACTATAGCCGCTATAACAGGTTCAGCCTCTGGCGGTTTAGGAATCGCCTTACCTATACTTGCACCCATTTATCAAGCACAAGGTTTAGATCCAGGAGCTATGCATCGAATTTCATCCATTGCTTCCGGTGGCCTAGATTCTTTACCACATAACGGATACGTCGTTACTACTATCAGAGCGGTATGTAAAGAGACACATCAACGAGCATATAAGCCAGTATTTGTTCTCAGTGTGGTCGTACCTACAGCAGCTTTAGCTTTAGCAGTTATCTTATATATGATTTTTTACTAG
- a CDS encoding NAD(P)-dependent oxidoreductase yields MSLKHRIGFIGLGNMGLPMAENLISHENIVYGFDINPTAIVKFQEIGGHVCQSIKEVLQYADVIFISLPSPAIVEMTFFEEGIIKYGTENLMIIDTSTVTPELNRKVFTACQKNNLRYLGSPISGGVIGAVNATLTFMVGGPKVYFDEVHPLLNILGKNLFHVGENPDSGTVIKLINNLMIGFYTQAVGEALTLGENMGLDHERMFEILNVSYGQSRIYERNYKEYIAENNFEPGFTTNLLLKDLKIAKQMAEECEIKLPIGDHLVDWYTQAVNEGYGENDMSAVYLMTKKLAKKAIQKK; encoded by the coding sequence ATGAGTTTAAAACATAGGATAGGATTTATCGGATTAGGAAATATGGGTTTACCTATGGCAGAGAATTTGATTAGTCATGAAAATATAGTATACGGTTTTGACATTAATCCAACAGCTATTGTCAAATTTCAAGAAATTGGTGGACATGTATGTCAAAGTATTAAAGAAGTACTCCAATATGCAGATGTGATATTTATTAGTTTGCCTTCACCAGCTATTGTTGAGATGACGTTTTTCGAAGAAGGTATTATTAAGTATGGTACTGAAAATTTAATGATTATTGATACAAGTACAGTAACACCCGAATTAAACCGTAAAGTTTTTACTGCTTGCCAGAAAAATAACTTAAGATACTTAGGTTCTCCGATAAGTGGCGGTGTTATTGGTGCCGTTAATGCAACCCTAACATTTATGGTTGGCGGACCTAAAGTTTACTTTGATGAAGTACATCCACTGCTAAATATTTTAGGAAAAAATCTGTTTCATGTTGGAGAAAATCCAGATAGTGGCACTGTGATTAAGTTAATCAATAATTTGATGATCGGCTTCTATACCCAAGCAGTTGGGGAAGCGCTAACTCTTGGTGAAAATATGGGCTTAGATCACGAGCGTATGTTTGAAATCCTAAATGTAAGTTATGGCCAAAGCAGAATATATGAAAGAAATTATAAGGAGTATATCGCCGAAAATAACTTTGAACCTGGCTTTACAACAAATCTGTTGTTAAAAGATTTAAAAATAGCTAAGCAAATGGCTGAGGAATGTGAAATTAAGCTGCCAATTGGAGACCACTTGGTAGATTGGTATACGCAGGCGGTGAATGAAGGTTATGGAGAGAATGATATGTCTGCTGTTTACCTAATGACTAAGAAGCTAGCCAAAAAAGCAATACAAAAAAAATAA